ACCTACAGCGACAACTATATGGTGGGTCGCGGCAACGGCATGGCGACGTACCGCAACACCGATTTCTTCGGCATGGTGGACGGGCTTAACTTCGCGCTGCAATACCAGGGCAATAACGAAGACGACGGCAACGGCAACGAAGGCACCGCGGGCGGCCACGGCATCCAGACCCAGAACGGCGACGGCTTCGGTCTGTCCACCACCTACGATTTCGGCATGGGCTTTAGCGCATCCGCCGCGTACTCCACCGCTGACCGTACGACCAAACAGGTTAATGCGGGCCGTGGCGACGCTATCGTCGCAGGCGGCGATCGCGCCGACGCCTGGGCGACCGGTCTGAAATATGACGCTAACGATATCTATCTCGCCGCCACCTATGCTGAAACCCGCAACATGACGCCGTATGGCGATGGCGACGGTATCGCCAACAAAACGCAGAACATTGAAATCGTGGCGCAGTATCAGTTCGATTTCGGTCTGCGCCCGTCGCTGGCGTACCTGCAGTCCCGCGGCAAAGATCTCTGGTATGCCGGGAAGTACCAGGACAACGATCTGGTTAAATACGCGGATGTCGGCGCCAGCTGGTATCTCAACAAAAATTTCCTGACCTATGTTGATTATAAAATCAACCTGCTGGATGAAGACGACGACTTCTACAAAGACAACGGCATCGCGACCGATGACATCGTCGGTATCGGCATGGTGTATCAGTTCTGACGCGTAACGCGCCTCCCTTTTCAGGCCCGCCGCGCGCGGGCCTTTTTATTTTTCACACTTCTTCGCGCGCGCCGTCACTCTCCCCTTTACCGGATGGCGGACGGGCGCTATAGTGTGCCAGGACTGTATATATATCCATACTGTGGAGTTTTCCATGTTTGTTGAACTGGTTTATGACAAACGCAATGTCGCAGGCTTGCCCGGCGCGCGTGAGATTATCCTGGCCGAGCTGACCCGCCGCGTACACCGCATCTTCCCGGATGCTGACGTGCGTGTTAAGCCGATGCAGGCAAACGGTCTGAATTCCGACGCCACTAAAAACGATCGCGAAAAGCTGAACCGGATGCTGGAAGAGATGTTCGACGAAGCCGATATGTGGCTGGTCAACGAATAAGCGACGCTAAAAAACCCGCCGGTGCGGGTTTTTTAGTCTCTGCGGGCCCTGCGGCGCAACGCCCGGCCTGCGCCTTTTCAGGCGCCTGATTACAGAATCGAGCGGTAGGTGCCGCCTTCCACGCGTACCGCCGCGCCGTTGGACGCCGCGCCCAGCGGGCTTGCCAACAACGCCACCATCGCGGCTATCTCATCCGCTTCAATCATGCGCGCCATCAGCGAGCTCGGACGATACGTTGCGAAGAAATTCGCCTCAATCTGCGCGTCGGTCATTCCCGGCCGCGGCGCGGTCTGCCGCAGATATTCCATAATGCCTTCCGAGCGGGTGGCTGAGGGCAGCACGCTGTTCACCGTCACGCCGGTGCCTTTGGTTAACTCCGCCATCCCGCGCGAGACGGCAAGCTGCGCCGATTTACTCATCCCGTAGTGCACCATATCCGGCGGCGTGAACGCGCCCACTTCGCTTGAGATAAAAATGACGCGGCCCTGGTTCTTCGCCAGCATCCGGGCATTACCGTTGAGCTCAATATCACCAACCGTAACGTGGATCTGACAGCCGAAGGGTACGATCTGGCGATCCGTCTGGGCACGCTCCCGGACAGCCGCCTGGTGGCGCGTAAGCTTGAAGAGGCGCCGCTGTGCCTGGTCGCCGCGCCATCCTACCTGCGTCAGCACGGCGAGCCGCACGCGTTAGCCGCGCTTGAAAATCATCGCTGCCTGCCGTTTATCATGCCGAGCAGCGGGCGCATCGCCCGGTGGAGTCTGTGCGAGGAGGGAAAACCGGTGGAGTGGACGCCGAAGGGGCAGATTCAGGTCTCGGACGACATTCTGGGCGTTATCTCGCTGGCCGTCAGCGGCGCGGGTATCTGTCAGACCTACGATTTTATCGCACGCCCGTTTATGGAAAACGGCCTGCTGACGGAGATCCTCCGCCAGACGCGCGGACGCACGCGCCCTTTTTCGCTCCTCTACGCCCCGCATAAAAGCCTGTCATCCGCCTGTGAAGCGTTCATCCGCTTTATGCAGCAGGCGACGGGCTAACAGACGGATTACGGCAGTCGCACCGCGCGGTTACGGCCGGTGCTCTTGGCCTGATACAGCGCCTCGTCCGCCCCTTTGATAAGCTCGGTCAGACATGCCATCCTACCGTCTGACGTCATGCTGTAACAGCCGGCGCTGATGGTCACCACGCCTTCAGGGAGTTCGGTATCCGGGTGCGGCAGCGCCTGCTCCCTGACCATTCGCACCACCTTTTCCGCCACATGAAGCGCGTCATCGGAGGGAGTCTCAGAGAGAATAATCGCGAACTCTTCGCCCCCGTAGCGCGCCACCAGATCGCCGTGGTTAAAAGAGGCCTGTTGCAGCACGCCGCCGATGCGGCGCAGACAGGCGTCACCGGCCACATGCCCGCGGTTGTCGTTGTAGCGTTTGAAAAAGTCGACATCGATAAGAATGAGCGAAACAGGCTGTCCGGTCACGGCCGAGTCCGCCAGCGCCTGCTCAAGGAAGGCGTCAAAACGACGCCGGTTGGCAAGCCCCGTCAGGCCATCAATCATCGCCATCGAATGCAGCGTCTGGTTGATTTTGACCAGTTCATCACGCAGCGTCGCCAGCTCATTGCGGTCGCGGATATTGACCCTTACCTGCCTGAACAGCACGATGCCCATCAGGATAATGGCGGTCAGCAGCGCGCCGTTGATTAACAAGTCCGGAATACTGTTTTTAAGCCAGGTCGCGCGCAGATTGTCTTTGTCATACCCCGCCACCACGACAATCGGGTAACGCGTCGAGCGCGCGAAACCGTAAATCCTGACGACCTGATCGAGCGCCGACAGCCAGGTGGCGCTCCCCTGGCGCGAGCGCAACAATACCTGCGTAAAGAGCGGGCTGGCGGAGAGATCTTTGTTCAGCACGCTTTCGTCAAACGGGCGAATATACAGCGGTTTGCCATCGACCAGCAGCAGCGCCAGGATGTCGTTATTCGTCAGTTCAAAGTAGCTGTAAAACTGGCGAAAATAGTCCATTTTCACCGTGGCCATCACGACGCCCGCGAAGCCGCCAGTGATGTCATTGAGGCGTAGCGAAACCGGGATCACCAGCTGGCCGCTGATTTTACTGCGCACGACATGCCCGATATGTATGCCCATCCAGCCATGATCTTTGTGGTAGAGAAAGTCATCGCTCTCCGCGATGTTTTCCTCATCGGACACCTGCGCGAACGAACTGTTGCGCCGCGCGCCGCGCGCATCGTAAATAAACAGCCCGTCAAGCTGCGGCAGGCGCTGTTCCAGCTCGGCAAGCGACGCGTTAAGCTCCTGATCGGGAAGATAGCCATAGGCGAGATTGCGACGGATCTCCTGTAGGGTCAGCTCCGTCTGCAGAAAAGTATCGTCCGCCT
This DNA window, taken from Cronobacter universalis NCTC 9529, encodes the following:
- the ompC gene encoding porin OmpC, giving the protein MKRKVLALVVPAMLFAGATHAAEIYNKDGNKLDLFGKVDARHTFSDNPGDDGDGTYMEFGFKGETQISTELTGYGMWNYKIMANSPEDSNTSYNKLAFAGLKYGDYGSFDYGRNYGVIYDVEAWTDMLPVFGGDSYTYSDNYMVGRGNGMATYRNTDFFGMVDGLNFALQYQGNNEDDGNGNEGTAGGHGIQTQNGDGFGLSTTYDFGMGFSASAAYSTADRTTKQVNAGRGDAIVAGGDRADAWATGLKYDANDIYLAATYAETRNMTPYGDGDGIANKTQNIEIVAQYQFDFGLRPSLAYLQSRGKDLWYAGKYQDNDLVKYADVGASWYLNKNFLTYVDYKINLLDEDDDFYKDNGIATDDIVGIGMVYQF
- a CDS encoding substrate binding domain-containing protein, which codes for MDLTAEGYDLAIRLGTLPDSRLVARKLEEAPLCLVAAPSYLRQHGEPHALAALENHRCLPFIMPSSGRIARWSLCEEGKPVEWTPKGQIQVSDDILGVISLAVSGAGICQTYDFIARPFMENGLLTEILRQTRGRTRPFSLLYAPHKSLSSACEAFIRFMQQATG
- a CDS encoding sensor domain-containing diguanylate cyclase, translating into MQRGQDTQEVAVVPEKKQFIRMLALDTPLGRSLAFFLFILLAGSIAANAVTQYLSWERTVEEAESKAINLSLSQVRQADDTFLQTELTLQEIRRNLAYGYLPDQELNASLAELEQRLPQLDGLFIYDARGARRNSSFAQVSDEENIAESDDFLYHKDHGWMGIHIGHVVRSKISGQLVIPVSLRLNDITGGFAGVVMATVKMDYFRQFYSYFELTNNDILALLLVDGKPLYIRPFDESVLNKDLSASPLFTQVLLRSRQGSATWLSALDQVVRIYGFARSTRYPIVVVAGYDKDNLRATWLKNSIPDLLINGALLTAIILMGIVLFRQVRVNIRDRNELATLRDELVKINQTLHSMAMIDGLTGLANRRRFDAFLEQALADSAVTGQPVSLILIDVDFFKRYNDNRGHVAGDACLRRIGGVLQQASFNHGDLVARYGGEEFAIILSETPSDDALHVAEKVVRMVREQALPHPDTELPEGVVTISAGCYSMTSDGRMACLTELIKGADEALYQAKSTGRNRAVRLP
- a CDS encoding DinI family protein — translated: MFVELVYDKRNVAGLPGAREIILAELTRRVHRIFPDADVRVKPMQANGLNSDATKNDREKLNRMLEEMFDEADMWLVNE